TAGATTATATCTATATCATGTTTTCAGGTCACGATTTCGAAACTCTatcaagtatcagttttcaAGGCATTCAAAAGAATTATGttgaatttgtaaaaatatttctaatagctacacacttaaacggtttcgccgagaacccaacagctgatatctcggtaataatttgacgattctcggtaaaaaatttaccgaaatctcgttaaacgtttaccgaatctcggtaacgttcgccgagatctcggcaaaaaattcggattgccgaaatctcggtaaaataagtaccgaaaTTCGGCgttgaaaattaccgaattctcagctgttgggttctcggcgaaaagttttactgaggtcggtgaaataatttaagtgtgtacttccattgtggccactacatgaatTATAAGTATGACGTATTGTAGTACCGattaataacaaattttcatttgaattttgtgttttatagtgaaatttggttgtaaactacaatgtgttgcaagtcatcccgccgttgcaagtcaccccgtatGACggtatccatgagccctgcctgtggaaaaagtttcatgaaaatctgagacccttcgacCCAAACCCgcacggtaataaaaaaaaatccccagtagTGATGTTTGTTGGCAAATTTGAGTAATGTTACAATTTTTTGGAGCTTTAAGAGATTTTCATACAACTATACTTTCCTATGCTTGACATTTTTGGCTCATTTTGTACCAAGCGCCCCCTTCACGAGAGCTGACCCGGGCCCCCGAGGCCCAAATCTAGCACTGCCttggatgatattttttttccgaaaagctttttcaaaaagaattctgttTTATAAATGTACGATTCGTGCTgttaaaaatctttattttgcCACTTATCATAGTTATTTTTGTGTTTGTGTGCTCTTTAATGGCATTCGGATAGAATAAAAAGACGCAAATCTACCAGTTTTGTCGTCTAATTACATAACCTTACTTATATCTGAGTTTCATGTTACAATTGTACAAAATCAACGAGAATGTTAAAATCACAAATTAATTGCTGAAAGGCACACACATCTTCAAATTAAACTGTAACATTCAAACCGCTTGCATTGCATCTAACTCCACGCTCTTCCGGCTCCTCTTGCTGGAGATCGACGAATCCTGATCGTCGCTAAGCTTCAGTCCCTCGTAGTACAGCGAAACGATCGAGTGCTTCCGACAGAAAGCCCACCACCACCGGAAGCCTGGTTTGCCTCCGAACTTGAACTGGTCGCCCTTGTCCCGAAAGCTCTGGAAGTGACTGATGAACTCGAGAATGCTTCTGAGCGATCTCTTCGTGCGCTTGTTGTACGGCGAGGTGGCCGTATCGCAACAGAAATTCAGcaccgcagcttcttcttcGGGAGAGAGTGCAAGCTCCTGGAGGACCGCCATTCGGTGCGCTTTGCCGAGAATGTTGTCGTACAGTGTGCCCTTGGGGATGTTGTACTGGGCGCTGGCCTGGGTGAAACGCAATCGCTGCGTTACGACGGCGGCGATGGCTTCCTGCAGTTGGTTTGAACTCCATGCGGGTGCTTTCTGGGCTTTCGATCGGGATTCTGTGAAGGGGGAGAGAGGAATAAAGAATGATGTGATTGCGAGCTTTCAGTTAAACAAATTTGAGATTAATTACCATTTGTGGTATTCTGCTCTTGGGAGGTATTCATAGATGTCTAGaatgaaaaagaaaaatattttgttaaattcACTACTTATATGGGAAGCTCGatttaaaaagtaaaaatcataGTTAAATGAGGAGCTGAAATACGTtgtgaaaatatgtttactaaAATCCTATGATAAGGACTCTCCATCTGCCCTAAAATGCTC
This genomic interval from Aedes aegypti strain LVP_AGWG unplaced genomic scaffold, AaegL5.0 Primary Assembly AGWG_AaegL5_hic_scaff_568_PBJ_arrow, whole genome shotgun sequence contains the following:
- the LOC110681199 gene encoding uncharacterized protein LOC110681199 — translated: MNTSQEQNTTNESRSKAQKAPAWSSNQLQEAIAAVVTQRLRFTQASAQYNIPKGTLYDNILGKAHRMAVLQELALSPEEEAAVLNFCCDTATSPYNKRTKRSLRSILEFISHFQSFRDKGDQFKFGGKPGFRWWWAFCRKHSIVSLYYEGLKLSDDQDSSISSKRSRKSVELDAMQAV